In the genome of Leptospira ryugenii, the window AGAAAAGATGAAACGAACTAACAGAAAAAGTTTTTTAAGAACAAGCCTCCTCTTAGGAGGAGGTTTGTTTTTCACAGGGAAAATCCTCTCTGAAATAAAAGAGAAGGCAGAGAATCCTGATACAATTCTAGACGAAAATGACCCAACACCGAACGCACTTGGGTTTCACCACGATGCATCCAAAACAGATTTTAGTTTGTATCCGGAAAGAAGGGCAAAGACACAAAAGGACAATATATGCAAGAATTGCCAACAATACCAAAGGGTAGATGAGCGATGGGGACGCTGTTCAATTATGGGAGCCAATCTAGTCTCCCAGTCTGGATGGTGTTCTGCCTTTACCAAAAAAATGTAATCAGGTGTCTGGATTTGTTTTATGGCCCAATGGCTAGGGAATATTCTATTTCACTTAACAAATCATTGGTGGAGAATTATTTAAAATTTTTGCGTATACCCTATCCCGATCCAAAACAAATGTCTTGGGATAGTTTGGTTCTGGTAAGAATCTTTTGCCAAGATTTTGAGTGGTTCTGCTAAACCACTTTGTTGGATCGCCATATACACTAGTTCATTTTGCAAACCATAAAGCTTTGATGGATCTGCTATACGACCATCCCTTTCACTAAGATTTGAAAAAGCAAAGTTATTTTGAGAGTTTTGGAAGTATGTTCTGTTGTTGTCATACAAATCAATGTCTGGACGGTATACATGGTTCAATGAGACAAAAAAATCCTGCCATATAAACTTCCAGTTGGTTGTTAGATCATTAAATCCTGATTTTTTGGAAGTGTTATTGTTCAACCACTGGTATCCCAAACTGCTCATCCATTCTAAAGATATGGGTTTGTCAGAAAAGAATGTGTGAGACAATGAAAAGGATGAGTATTGATTTCCATAGCCACCACCTACATCATAGGATGTTTGTGTAAAGGTTTGGATGGTTGGTTTTAAAGATTCACGAAGCCAGGGCAACTCCCACCAAATAAAAAATTCATTCCAGGTATATTTATTGGATCTATCATTTTTATAATACCACCAAGTTCCCACTGTGAAACTTCCAAACCTACCCGCCTCCATTTCATAGGCAAAGGTTGTAAACAACCCGTCAGATCTTTGCATCCCATTTTTTTCTGCGTAAGGTTTAACTCGGCTTGGATCAAGTGCACATGGATTTAAAAAAGCATTGTCAGGCAAAGCTTTATTGCATTTGTCCGTATATACATTGTTTGCTGGATCATAAAAGACAGAACTCCCCTGTGCATCTGGGCTAAAGTTTCCATTGGTCCATCGATCCTGCCATTGGTTTAGCTGCACAGGGAGTGCTCCTGGATAGGATTGTATTCGTTGGTCAGAATCTCGATCTGACCTACCTTTTAAGGCAATGTTTCCCTCGAGTTCAAAATAAAACCCATTTGTATGGGCCACCCTTGCAACGGGTACATAGGTATACGCTTGGGCAAAACTAGAATAGGGTGTATTGTTTCTTCGTGCAAGATAGTCGCCAGTAAAGCTCTGTCCTCTCCAAATAAAATCATTCACCACCTCATGGGTAACTTCTATACTGATAGTCTCCTCTTCTTTCTCTGCCTCTTCGGAAGAATTGATTTGGGTATCTTTTGCCTGTTTTGTGGTAATTTTCTTTGAATCTGGTTGTACCGCAGTTGGATTTTGTTTCGGTTCTGAAAATAGGCTTACGGAAAAGAAAAAAAGGAAAACTACGGTACGGAAGAAGATCATGATTTCGTTTTGCGTTTCTCCTTTAAGTAATGCAAAGCACCAGTGGACCAAAGAGCCCATAGAATCAAAACAGGTTGGAAAAACAAACGTATCAATCGTTTTTCATCAGTGTCCAAACCAAAGGCGCTGATGCCATTTGTATACTGAGAGATATTGCCAGGAAAGATCGCTACAAAGAATAATGCCAATAAAATTCCCACCTTAATTTGTTGTTTCACCCAAAAGAGCATAGACAGGCCAAGTGCGATTTCCACAAGTCCTGAGGATACTACCACAAAATCCATAAATGTTGGATCCGAAGGTAGCCACCTTGGTACCTGAGCTAAAAACTCCTGCCTTTGAAACGTTAGGTGGCCAATGCCTGCCAATGTCATAAAAGCACCTAATAGAATACGTAATGTTTTTTGAAAAATATTAGTTTCCATACTTTCTCCTATCTTCTTAGACAGAATGCATTGTCCTTACATGTAAGTTTTGTATTGAAGAGTATGTAAAATTTATCTAAAAATTCCCTTTCATAATTTGATTTGAAGAATAATGGAGTTTTACATTGACAAAACAAAAACATTTGCAATCGAAGAGTGAGAGTGCAATCTGTTCTAAATTACCTTTAAATACCCATCATTTAACAGATCTTAAATTCTTTTATTTCATGCCAGCAAGCAACTGATCTAATTTCTGGTAGCTCATTTCCATTCCATCCGACATGCCTGAATCTAAGGCAGTCTTTCTGATATCCGCATTCGGATAACGGCAAACCAATTTCATAAGTGTACGATCGGCATCTTTTGTGAAGCTGAGCCAATTCCAAGAAGCTAGTGATTCATCGATTGCATTCTGATTGATTTGATCAGGATCAGGAAGAAAGATTTCCGTATTTACGATTTTAAACGGTGTCTCTAACTCTTTAAAAAAACCCATCATCCCAAACCTACCATTTTGCGGGTGCGACCAGATATAGAGATAGGTGCCGCCCACACGAAGATCCACCTTGCAACGTTCAAAGACCCAGGCAGGCGGGCCTGTAAGCCACTTTTGGATGAGTTTTGCTTCTGTATGGCAAGAAAAAAGTGCATCTGGACTTGCACGGAAATGCCGTTGGAACTCAATTTCTGTCTGTCCTTTCACAGAACTTTGTAATCTTTCAATGAATGCCTTGGCCATCCTTACATCCCTTTGCTACCATTTTCAAAATGGAAACAGTGCATTGGACTCTTTAGAAGATAAGAATGACAAGCAGTTTATTTTTTCAATAGGATGGTAGAAACGGCGAGTAGATCGGAGATAAGCTTGGGATCATCTGTCAGGCGATAGCATTGTAAGACACCTTCGTATACCATAAAAATCTGGCGCGCCAATACATTTGTGTTTTTGTCTTTTGGAACAAGGCCTTGTGTCTGTGCTTGCTTCAAATATGTGTCTAAAGAAGAGACTGTTTTATTAACAATCGATTCGATCTCTTCTTTGATCACATTTTCTGATCTCGAAATTTGGGCGCGGAAGTTTGCCATACCACAGCCATACAATTTCTTTTGCCTTGCTTCTCTTTGGATCACTTTGGTCCAAGCAGAGATAAAATCGATAGGATCAGGGTATTTTTTCATCAATACCTTTAGTAGATCTAGATTTTCTTCCGAGTAGAGTTTTAATACCTCCCTACCCAACTCTTCTTTTGATGGGAAGTGTTGGTACAGACTTGCCTTTACCGTGTTGGCCTCTGCAACGATTTGGTTTAAGCCCGTTTCAGCATATCCATTTTCCAGGAAAAGGCGCCTACTTGTCTCGAGAAGTCTGAAACGAGTCCCTTTTTTTTCCATATCTCATTCTCCAGGAAATTCCAAAGGAAAAAAATCACAAGAAATATACATACCAGTCAGTATGTTTTTTTCTTGCAAAATTATACATACCAGTCGGTATGTATTTATGAGTGAAGAATTTATCGATATCCATAATAAAGCTATTACGGTGACAGATGCCATGTCTACAAGGCACAGTATCAGGCAATTCTTAGATAAACCTGTTCCCAAAGAAGTCCTGGACCGTATTTTTTCAACGGCACTCCGTGCACCTAGTTGGAAAAATTCCCAACCCTGGAAGTTACACATCGTACAAGGACAAAAGAAAATCGAATTGGCAAAAGAAATGAGTGAACATGCAATGCAGTCTAGTCCACAACCAGAAACTGCTTGGCCAGAAGGCTATCCAAGTGATGCCAAAAAACGCATGTTTGATTTGGGGATGCGAGTTTATGGAGTTGCGGGCATTGACCGTAAGGACAAAGAGGCTCGAGACCAATTTACGCTCCGTAATTTTCAGTTCTTTGACGCGCCTGTAGCTGTTTTTTTAAGCACGAGGTTTGAACTTAGTTTTTTTGTGGGGATTGATATAGGTTGCTTAGTTCAGTCTGTACTCCTATTAGCAAGAGAAGAAGGCTTAGGTTCCTGTGCACAAGCTGCACTAGGTGCTTTTCCTCAAGTCGTAAAAAAGAGTTTATCTTTACCTGAGGAAGAAAAAGTCATCTTGGGTTTTAGTCTTGGTTATCCGAAGCCCGATTCTGATTTGAATCGCTTCCATACACCGAGGGAAGGAAAAGACAGTCTCATCCAGTACTATTCCTGAGACTTAAATTCATTCCACATAAAAAGAAACGATAGGAAATGCTTGCAATTCATTCGGTGGCCTTGTACACTTTTCTTGTCTATGGCTTTCTCTCGAAGGATCAGTCTAACAGTGTTTCTGCTTCTTTTTATGGGGAATTTTTTGTACCAGCGTGTTGTAGACAATGAAATCAACTGTGGCCTGTTAGGTAGCCCAGAGAGTACTTGTCCTTATGCATTTTTAGACCATAGTCTTGGGCATTCCGACCATGGATTGGAAGAGGATGGCGATCATGAAGACCATGTTTGTTTTTCCTGCCCTTGCAATGCTATTGCCTTTTTTCAAATAAGTTTGCATTTATCCCAAGTATTTGTTCACATCCAAACCGTCTATGTTGTCACCCACGAACAGTTAGAGCCACTCTCTCTACGTCTCTCATCTCTCTTCCGTCCCCCAAAAACCTCGATCCTTTTCTCTTAGATTTATCTTTCATCAAATCGAGGTTTCTATGGGTAGTTTTTTACCTAAATATTTGTTTTATTACAAACAATGTATTTTATTTTATATAATCTTATTTACTTCAGCCTTATTTGCTGAAGAGAATATTCGTACACGCTGTTCGGAAGAAAAACAGCTAACTTCACTTAGCAAATGTTTGGTTCAGGAACTTCCAGAATTTAAAATGGAAGAATTAAAACTTGGCGAGATGCGAGGGAGAAAAAAAATAGCATCCTATTTATTTCCTCAAAACCCTTTGTTTAACCAATATCTTGCACAAAGACAAGGAAACTCCACATCTCTAATAGGCAATGCTCCTACATCCGCTCAAAATTTCCAGGTGATGGTAAGCCAAGAAATTTACACAAACGGAAAACGAGAAATTGCGATGCAGATTGCAGATGAAGAATTCCAATCGCAAGTGCTTAGATTGGAAACCACGCGTAGATTGTATGAATTTGAAGTATTAAAAAAGTTATATCGATTTCGGACGATCCATGAGGAAGAAAGAAATTTGTTTGAGACACTATCGCTTACACAAGATATCAAAAAAATTGCCAAAGCAAGGATCAAAGAAGGCCTGTCGCCGGGGATTGACGAAGCGCTCACAGAAGCCGAAGAAATCCGAGTCTATCGATTATGGGCACAAAGCAAACGTTTGTTGGAATCCACTAAATCAGAGCTTGAACTTTTACTAAAACTAGACCTTACCAGGGATTGGATACACCAAAAAGATTGGATTCTGCAAAATGAAACTTTCGCCAACAAATCTGAGTTGGTGCAAATGGCAATCATGCTGCGACCGGAATTAAAGTTAACGGAAAACGAGATTCAAATTGCAAATTTAGAATGGAACCGAACCAAGAAAGAGAAAATTCCGAATGTAAGTTTGGGAGCATTTGCTCAAAATGATGGCTTCAATGAACGTGTGATTGGTGGTCTGGTCAGTTTTCCCATTCTAGTTTGGAGAGATTTTGAAGGAGAACTGTTGGTAACAAAGACAAAAGTTCAGGTATCAAAAGAAAAATACCAATTAACGGAGAGAAGTATCAAACAAGAGGTTCTCCAGGCAGTGGCAAACTATAGCATTTTAAATGAAGAGATCAAACTCTACGAATCTGAAAAAATGATCCGAGCAGAAAATGACATCAAAAATCTACAAGAAGCAGTTCGATTTGGTAGAGTCAGGCTTTTAGAGGCTATTCAACAACAAAGAATATTACTGCAAACAAAACTCTTGTATCTGAATGCAAAGCTCGAATGGGAATTGGCAACAATCGAGCTTACTAGAGTTTTAGGACTTCCAATCGAACAATTGGAGGCAAAAAAATGAGAACCAAATACATTGCTCTACTTATACTTTCTGCATTAGGTTTTGGATTTTATTTATGGAAGAGAGGCAAAGAAAAACCTCAAGCCCGAGAGATCCATACCTCGAATCAGATTCTAGAGATTACGGACGAACAAAGGAAAGGACTTTTGATTGAAACCCAAATTGTCCGAGAAACAGAAATCATTTCAAAACTTGAACTCTTGGGAGAAACCGAAGCGGTCCCCGATCAAAAGATGGATGTGATCGCTCGTATCCCAGGGCGCATTCTAAAAGTATACTTCGTGGAAGGCGATAAAGTTCAAAAAGGAGCCAAACTTGTTTCGATTGATTCTCCTGAATTGGCAAAACTTCGGTCAAACTACCAAATTTCAAAATCAAAATGGAAAGCTGCCGAAGAAAATTTAAATCGAATACAACGTTTAGTCCAAATGAATTTAGCCGCCAAACAAGAGCTAATAGATGCTGAAGCTTCTTTCAAAGTGGTGGATGCCGAAAAGAGAGCATCAGAAGAATATTTGAGAGCAAATGGTCTGGCACTCGACCAGTCATATTCAGGAATTTATACAATCTTTGCTCCCATCTCTGGGAAGGCACTAACTAGAAATGCAATCCCTGGATCATTGGTAACCTCTGACCAAGTTTTTACAAGTATCGCAAATTTAGACACACTTTGGTTCCAAGCCAAGATCTTTGAAGGGGATTTGCAATTTTTAACTGAAGGAGCAAATGCTGAGATCTTTTTAAATTCCTATCCAGAGGATATCTTTACAGCTAAACTTGATCATATTGGGGAACAGGTTGATGCACAATCACGGACCGTTCATGCTCGTCTCATTTTTAAAAACCATAATCAGAAAGCAAAAATTGGATTATTTGGGAAAGCTCTGATCCAAAGGCAGAAAAAAAGAGGCATCGTCATTCCCAAGGCTTCCATCCAGTCTTATCAAAATAAAACTTTTGTTTTGCTTGAAACAGAGCCTAACAAATTTCTTTGGAGAGCTGTAACAAAAGGGATAGAAACGGCTGAGGAAGTAGAGATTACAGATGGGCTAAGAGAAGGCGAAACCATTGTAAGCAAAGGCTCCTTTGCACTCAAAGCAATGTTGTTTAAGTCAACATTTGGAGGGGAGTGAATGGAATTGCTCACACACATTGTAAGATTTTCCTTACATCACCGGTTCCTGACGATACTCTCTACTCTATTGGTTTCAGGTTTTGGATTGTATGCAACCTACCACTTAAAAGTAGATGCTGTTCCCGATATCACAAATGTCCAAGTGCAAATTGTAACTACTGCACCCTCACTTTCCACTTTAGAAATTGAGCAATACATTAGTTTGCCTGTCGAAAGAGCAATTACTGGGGTTCCTAATTTAGAAATTGTTCGCTCTGTTTCTCGTTATGGCTTTTCATTAGTGACTGCCATTTTTAAAGAAGGAACTCCTATTATGTTAGCAAGGCAGTTGGTAAGCGAACGACTCACGGAAGCAGGAGAAAATATTCCATCCAAATATGGGAAACCGATGATTGGACCTATGAGTACTGGTCTCGGTGAAGTATTTCAGTTTACCTTGGAAAGTGATTCACATTCGGCGATGGAATTGACTACCTATCTTAACTGGAATATCAATCCACAACTCAAAACAGTACCCGGTATCGTAGAAGTAAATACATTTGGCGGTGCAACAAAACAATACCAGGTGCTAGTAGATTTACATAAAGCAGCAGCATTGGGTGTTCCGCTTGCAAAGATTGTAGAGGCTGTGCAATCCAACAATCTATCAACAGGTTCTGGTTATATTGAAACTTTCGGTGAACAGTTGATAGTGGGAACAGATGGGTTCTTAAAGTCCATAGATGATTTCAAAAAAATAGAAGTAGGAACATCTGCTGATGGATTTCCCATCTATCTAGAAAACCTGGGTACTATTCAGGAAGGAACCAGACTCCGTAAAGGAGCTGCAACCTCAATGGGTAAAAGTGAAGTAACAGGAGCAGTCACCTTAATGATATTAGGTGGAAATTCTCTTGAAGTCACAAATGCAGTAAAAGAAAAAATCAAGGAGATTGAACCCACCCTTCCCAAAGGAATGAGAATTATTCCCTACTATGATCGTTCTATCATGGTAAAAAATACTCTCAAAACAATACTTTGGAATTTATCGGAGGGTGCAATTCTTGTCATTGTCATTCTCTTCTTAATGATTGGGGACTTTCGATCTGGTCTCGTAATAGCGGCGATGATTCCTCTCTCTATGTTGTTTGCACTTACCTTGATGTTTTGGCGTGATTTGCCTGCAAATCTAATGTCGATGGGAGCGATTGATTTTGGACTGATAGTCGATGGTGCTGTTATTTTGATAGAAAATGCTCATAGACACCTAAGCTTTATGAAAACAAAGCTAAAAAGAAATCTAACAGATGAGGAACAAAAAGAGACCATACTGAAAGCAACGATAGAAGTCCGGAAAGCGACTATCTTTGGCGAAATCATCATTGCCATAGTGTATGTTCCAATCTTAACCCTTTCTGGCACAGAAGGAAAAATGTTCATCCCAATGGCAATTACTGTATTACTGGCATTAGCTGGTGCATTTCTATATACTCTTACAATAATCCCAGTCCTTGCTAGCCTCTTTTTAAGAGGGAATCATATAGCCGAACATGAAACCTACTTTTTTTCCAAAATCCAATCTTGGTATCTCCCAAAATTTAATTACTGTCTTGAGAATCCAAAGCAGATTATGTATGGCTCAGCTGGTGTTTTTATAATCTCTATCCTAATCTTTGCACAAATGGGTGGTGAATTTTTACCAAAACTAGATGAAGGCAACCTCCTAATCGAAGTGAGTCGGTATCCTTCCACCTCACTAAGCCAGTCATTAACTTCTTCCTTGAAAATAGAGAAAACGATTTTAGAGAATATACCTGAAGTGAATCGTATTGTGTCTAGGACCGGATCCCCTGAGCTTGCCATTGAACCTATGGGCGTCGAAAAAACTGATATATATTTGGATATGTTGGATAGATCCAAATGGACCATGCCCAAAGAACAGATTGAACGCAAAATATCTGATTTGATTTCTCAACATGCTCCCGAAGTAGCATTTGGTCTTTCTCAGCCTATAGAAATGCGTAATAACGAAATGATGGCAGGGATACGTGCTGATGTCGGTATTAAAATATATGGAGAGGATTTGAACGAGCTTAAAATCATTGCCGAATCAGTTTCCGAAGAAATTAAAAATATTTCCGGAGTTGATGACTTACGTATCGAACAAACCTTTGGTTTGGAATATTTAAGATTGAAACCCAATCGTGAAAAATTAGCACGTAACCACCAATCGATTATCGATTTCAATCAAACTGTGGAAGCTATCTCATCAGGTGTACCTGCGGGAATCGTATATGAAGGAATGAAACGATTCGAAATCGTTGTAAAAGCGAAAGATGTATTCCAATTGGACCAAGTTAAAAATCTTCCTTTTTATGTTGGAAAAAATAACTTTGCTCCTTTGCGCGAATTATCTGAGATTTTTATTGAAGATGGTCCTGTGCAAATTTTACATGAGAACCAGAGCCGATACGCCTTAGTTCAATTCAATATTAGAGGCAATGATTTAGTAAATACTGTTAAAATGGTTAAAGATACCATCGATTCAAAAAAACTCATTCCTTCTGGATATTTTTATCGATTAGGGGGAGAGTACGAAAAGTACATATCAGCAAGAAATCGCTTACTCATTGTTCTCCCGATCACATTGTGTTTAATCTTAATTATCCTTTATTTTGCATTCGGAGATTTGAGATCAGCATTGCTCATTTTCTTAAATGTTCCAATCGCTATTTCGGGAGGTATACTGGCTCTATTTCTTCGGGATCTAAATTTCAGTATTTCGGCAGGAATTGGCTTCATTGCATTATTTGGAATCGCTGTGCTCAATGGTTTGGTCCTAGTCACCTTTATCCGAAGCCTGGAAGGCCAAGGACTCGATCACCGAGAAGCGGTGAGACAAGGTTCTCTCAGTAGATTACGACCCGTGCTCACTACAGCTCTCCTTGCTTCGATTGGTTTTTTACCCATGGCTTTGAGCAGTTCTCCAGGAGCAGAAGTGCAAAGACCCCTTGCGAGTGTCGTCATTGGCGGACTGATCACAGCGAGTTGTCTAACTCTTTTTGTTTTGCCCGTAGTGTATTTGCGCTTAGGAAAAAAGGTGTGAGGACCTAAATTTACTTTTCAGTTTCTATTTTCTTATTTCACTATGTATTTCGAGGTAAAAAATGAAATCGATTGTACGATTGTTAATGTTAGTTGCTACATTTGCAGTGATCCAATGTGGGAAATCATCCCAATCTCCCGAGGAAAAGTTAGTGGAGATTTTACCAAAGTTTCAAAACGTTCTCTGCTCTAAGATGATGGAATGTTCAAAGGCAGAGATGGCACAAATCCCTGAGCAGTACAGAAGTATGATCCCTCCTTTTATGCAATCTCAAGAGAAATGTGTCGGATTCTTTAACCAGAAGTTTGAAGAAGGCAAAAAACAAAGACAAGAAGAGAAGAGAGAGATTACTATGGAAGAGGTCAATGCATTCGAATCTTGTATCAATGCCTTAGACAAAACAAATTGTAGTGCCTTTAAAGATGGAAAGCCAAGCATACCAGGTTGCGAAGCCCTAGAATCTTTAAAATAGATCTTTCCTTCTATTTCAGACTCTTTTCTCGATAAAAACATTTTTGAGAGAAAAGAGTGCAGCCAAAAATAGCAGACCCACACTTAAAATACGAAATGGCAATGTCCCATACTTGATGTAAAAAGTTTCGTTATTTTGTTTGCTCGGGAAAAAATCTATTGCCCGATACCCTCTTGTATTCCGAGCTAATCCCAAATCAATCTCTCTACCCCATGGGTCAAAAAGCACCGTAACACCCGATACTGCAGAACGAATCACAGGTATCCCTAGCTCAAGTGCCCTCAATTTTCCAGCTCCTGCATGTTGCAATGCCTCTCGTTCACTTTCAAACCAAGAATCATTGGTTAGGTTAACCATAAATTGGGATTTATGCCTAGCTACTCTCTCTCTCATTGCTTCTGAGTACAAAAGTTCGTAACAAATTGAGCCCGAAAATTTAAGCTCCATCCCTTTTTTGGATGAAAACCGAAATACTGGCATTCCGTTTCCTGGTTTGTGATGGCTTGCCTCTCCAAACCATCTCTGCACAAAGGGGAAAAGGTCAGCCAATGGAACATACTCTCCGAATGGTAATAAAATTTCTTTGTAAGCTCTCTCGGATTCAATTGCTCCATTCCCTAAAAAACTTATGGAATTCCTTGAACCTTGGTCCCAAACTAACTCTGAATAGATGACTCCTGCCGATGATTTCTTTCTCCAAACATTGACAATATCTAGAAAAGTTTGACTAAACATAGGATCATTATCGTCTCCTTTCTTTGTACCCAAAAAAGGAATGGAAGATTCGGGAAGTAGTATGAGATCAATTTGATTTCCAGAATTCTCGATAGATTCCATACCCAAATCAAAAACATTTTGAATGGTATGGCTCATAAAATCTCTATTTTCTCTATCGAGATCTTTCGCATAAGGTGTATTTGGTTGCAATAATAAAAGGGAAATCGATTTTTCGCCATCGATGGGCCGGAGTAGTAAAATAAAATTTAAAATAAGAAGCAAGACTAATGGAAGGATGTACAAATATCTCATCCAAGCTACTTTCTTCGGAAGCAAAAAGAGATAAATAGAGGAAATAGCAAATATTGTTAAAAAGGCCATCGCCTCTGTCCCAAAGAAAGCAGATTGCCTCCAAAGGATATGATTGCGAAATAGATCTGCCCAATATACGGGAAATACCATTGGAAACAAACTATCACTTAGCAAAAATAGAGAAGGAATACCAAAGAGAAAGAGAAACACTTCTGATAACCGCCCTTTCCGCAAGAAATGGACACCTATGGGTATAAATATAATTTTATAAAAAGAAAATAGACCATAGAGAATAAACAAAAGTAAACAATAAGGCAATGAAAAACCCGTTATATTTTGAA includes:
- the lnt gene encoding apolipoprotein N-acyltransferase; this translates as MKKLLTKLNSFPVFFYILPISLLFALSLEPYGFVSAGFLSILLLIYSIDRLTKEHTIYFILIFSLSFSLCVTLFAFPWIWNAIQNITGFSLPYCLLLFILYGLFSFYKIIFIPIGVHFLRKGRLSEVFLFLFGIPSLFLLSDSLFPMVFPVYWADLFRNHILWRQSAFFGTEAMAFLTIFAISSIYLFLLPKKVAWMRYLYILPLVLLLILNFILLLRPIDGEKSISLLLLQPNTPYAKDLDRENRDFMSHTIQNVFDLGMESIENSGNQIDLILLPESSIPFLGTKKGDDNDPMFSQTFLDIVNVWRKKSSAGVIYSELVWDQGSRNSISFLGNGAIESERAYKEILLPFGEYVPLADLFPFVQRWFGEASHHKPGNGMPVFRFSSKKGMELKFSGSICYELLYSEAMRERVARHKSQFMVNLTNDSWFESEREALQHAGAGKLRALELGIPVIRSAVSGVTVLFDPWGREIDLGLARNTRGYRAIDFFPSKQNNETFYIKYGTLPFRILSVGLLFLAALFSLKNVFIEKRV